AAAGCAGCCTGCAGAGCTTTTGACATTTGAAATAGTTACTGCCGGTAGTAACGGCGGAACTATAAGCTTCAACTGGGATAAGTTGAAGGCTTCGGCGGGTTTTACAACACGTCGTTAATGTGCGTTACAAAAGCTCTTTAGCTTAAATGGGGGGGGGCGATGGCTGGTTTATTAGGCTCATTAAACAACATGGCTTAAATATCGGTTGTTCAAACTCAATTTTGGAGGTTTTTTTTTACCCTTTAACTTCCTGGAGGATTCGCCAACAAAAACCCGCCACAAGCTTTACAGCACCCTCATTAAACCCTTTTCCTATCCTACAAAAAGGTGTTTTTAACCCTGTTGTGTAAAATGGCGACACGCTATTTTGCAGCAACTTAAAACATCAGATTATGACAACATCAACAATTAAATTATTGCCGGACCCACCGGCCCCTAATGGGATTAATGACTTCCCGCTTCCGCCACAGGCAAAAGTAATATTGAAAGTACCCCTGCCCGATCAAACCATAGTTATCAAAGAAATCCAGATGGTGGGCTTTAAAATCATCTGGGAAAAACGGCTTACCAACCAGCAATTGGAATTCAAGCAACAATGGGTACGTGTAAACAGTTGCACCATTACACCTGATACACCTTTTTCGCAGGAAGACTCGGTAAGTATCGGCGTAGCGCTAAGTGTTGGCGCCCGTGAGGAATTTTCGGCCTCGCTTGGTTTAAAAGTGGCATCGTTTATAGATATAGGCGCAAAACTAACCCTGGAACTTTCGGCAGAAGTGACACTTGCCGAAGTGGTTACTAAAAAGAAAACCTTCAATGCCAAAACGCAGGTGCCGCGGGCATCCTTTATGTGGTGGCAGCTCAAAAGTACCTATACAGTTACCGGGCATCGTACTGTGGTTATAAAAATAGATGGAAATGAGCAGATTGCTGAAAATGTCGACTTTTCAAATCCGCTGGTGTGCGATGAGGACGTTAGTATGAGTACTCAATTCCCGGCTTCGGCAAAAGCAGAATTTACGGTTTCTGACATCTAATACGCCTGCGTACGGTTAAATATGTGGTAAACTATAAAAGCTTTTGGTTGAGAGATCAAAGGCTTTTATAGTTCAAAACTTATGTCATAAATCAGACACTTAATACCTATTACTCACTTGCTTAAAACCAAATTACTTACGACCTTTGAATTGAATGTTTCAACATTCAATTCAAAGGTGATATAATGGAAATAGGAATAGATAGCTTTGCTTCGGCGATGTACGGCAGTAACGAGTTGAGCGGCGTTGATGCGATGGAACAACTGCTTAACCGCATTGCTTTTGCTGATGAGGTGGGTTTGGACGTTTTTGGGATTGGCGAACATCATAAAAAGGAGTTCCTGGATTCGGCCACTGCGGTGATCCTGGCCGCTGCTGCCACGCGCACCAAACGGATTAAACTTACAAGCGCGGTAACTGTACTAAGCGCTGCAGACCCGGTGCGTGTGTACCAGAGCTTTGCCACGCTTGATTTGATCTCAAAAGGCCGCGCCGAAATGGTGGTTGGCCGCGGGTCGTCTATTGAGGCCTATCCTTTGTTCGGTTTCAGCCTGAACGACTATGATGCGTTATTTAAGGAGAAATTGGATTTGCTGCTTAAAGTTAGGGATAGTGAATTTGTTACCTGGTCAGGGAGGTTCCGTGCTCCCTTGGCCGATCTGCCGGTTTATCCAAGGGCTTTACAACCAAAGTTGCCGGTATGGTTGGGCGTGGGTGGTACCCCAGAGTCGTTTGCACGTGCCGGTACGCTGGGGCTGCCCTTGATGGTGGCCATTATTGGTGGCGAAACGCACAGGTTCAGGCCCCTGGTTGACCATTACCGCGAGGCCGGCCGTCGGGCAGGTTTCAGCCCTGAGCAATTAAAAGTGGGCCTGCATTCGCCAGGTTATGTAGCGGCAACCAACGAGGAAGCGATTGCCGACTATTACCCCGGCTATGCAGAGCTTTGGACTAAGCTGGGCCGCGAACGCGGATGGCCGCCGGTAACCAAAGCGCAATTTGATAGCCTGGCAGCGCCAAAAGGTGTCTTAGTATTAGGCGGTCCGGAACAGGTAGCCGAAAAGCTGCTGCGCCACAGCGAAGCATTGGGCGGGGTAGACAGGTTTACCTTCCAAATGGATAATGCCGGGTTAACACATGCACAGTTAATGAGCTCTATCGAACTGATTGGCAAAAAGGTTATTCCGCTGGTTAATGGCGATTAGCTGAATTGCAATACACCCGTAACAGGTAATTGAAAATACCCGCGTGAGGATATGTTAGGTTAAGAAAATAGAAGGGCGAATAATATCTAACACTGAATTTCGAATTTCCAACACCGAAGTTTTTCTTCATTATTCGATATTGGGACATTCGGTGTTCGATATGAAGCTATCCTTAATTCCTTAACTTAATTGGGATACCAGCCAACATCGTTTTGATAATTTTTATTTTACGACGATCTGGTTAGTAAACATTGATATAGTCTCGGTACTGGCACGGTGGGCGGTTACTTCGAGCGTAGTTGTGCCGCTTCCTTTTGCGGTAAACGTCCAAATATCCTTACCAAAATCGCCTATTAGGCCCGGGTGTACACCTACATGTTCCTGATGGCTCACCAACGTTAATACCGAAGTGTTGTACTTGGGATTGTTAAACTGGTAGCCACCATCGCCGGGGTTTCCTAAGGTTAACGAAATGGTTTGCCCTATGGTAACCGAGGCTTTGCTGCCGGCATCGGCCGCAGTTAGTTGCTTAACAGTACCTTTATCTCCCATGTTTTTATCCTTATGGCAAGCCATTATAGCCATACAAGCTATGATACATGTAAAGTTGTAAATTAATTTCATGATAAGTTTAGTTTGTTAGTTTATAAATTAATATAAGTGTATTATATTAATCGACCATTATATGTCATATAACGTTATTACGATACTAAATGCTACAGTTAATGCAAACTAAAAAAGATCGGCTTGAAAATACCAGCTACGGGCCCGACAAAAAAGCAGAGGCATGTTTTTCGACCCTTGGCTGCATTACTAATAAAATGTTAGGCATCGAATTGGTAATATGATATTAAATACTGTAACAAATTTATTATATTACACTTAAGCAGCTGTCAAATTAATAAAAATTTGGTTTTGCGGTTAAAAATGGTTTAATTACTGAATAAATATTAACCGATGCCTGTCCATTATCCAATTAAAATAATACTTTGTTTTGTTGTTGCCCTGTTGTATAAAACGGCATCTGCACAATCTGCAGATAGTTCGGCTTACGAGGCCGCGCTAACCAATATAACAAGCCGGTTTTACCAAGGCGTCGGCGAGCAATCGCGGTTGTATAACGGCCTGGTTTATGACTCTTATGACTCATCCATTAAAGGCAGTCCTTACCTTGATGATATTGATGCCTGGCGGCCAGGCTCGGTTGAATATGATGGGCAAAGCTTTGAAAATGTGTCGATGATCTATGATCTGTACACCGATCAGCTGGTGGTACTGCTCTACAATCACGCTTCGCCAATTGCTTTAATAACCGATAAAGTTTCCGGTTTTGATTTACACCAACGGCATTTTGTTAGGTTGCCTAACAGTAATGGCGGCATAAAAGCCGGTTTTTACGAACAGCTTTATGGCGGCAAGTCGCAATTAATAAAAAGGACGGAAAAATTGCTCAAATCTACATCGGGCAGCAACGGCAGGGAGCGGTTTTTTGTGCCCTTTAAAGAGGCGCCCGATTATTACATCAAAAAAGGGTCTGTTTATTATAAAGTGAGCAACCAAAGTTCGGTACTCGAGCTGTTTGCCGACAAGAAGAAGGAACTTAAGCAATATATAAAAGACAAGCACTTACAGTTTGTTGATCTGCCCGAACTGGCGCTGACTTCAGTAACGGCTTATTATGATAGTATAACCCAATAATATGAAAAAAATTTACCTGGCTATTATTCTTTTATTGGCGGTTAAACTATTGCATGCACAGGTTACTTCAAAAAGCATCAGTGTTAATTTTCAACAGGCCGATATTGATCAGTTTGCCGGCGACCTTGAGGCTAAAACAGGTTACCGGTTTTATTACGACCGTACCCAGTTTGATAGCTTGAAAATAACGCTACAGGTAAATAACCAGCCGCTGGAAGAGGTGCTTAGGCAGGCTTTTCATAACTCTGCCTTTCAATATGCTATAGTTGCATCAAAAATGCAGGTTTTTTTAACCCTTGGTAAAGAGATCCGTACGCAGCCGGCCGAAGGTTATTTTAATGTAAAACCGGGGCAAAGCAAGCCGGTTACGCCATCGCCTTTAATTGATTTTACAACGGCGCCCGTTAAAAAAACGGTAATTGAATCAACCATCGAAAACAAACTGTATGAGATTGGTATAAAAAGCAACGAGTTAAAACCCGGCAAAGCAGCTTTATCAGGCTATGTAAAAAGTGCCAAATCGGGCGTGCCTATTGCAGGCGCAAGTATTTATGTAAGCAATACCAGCATTGGGGTTACAACAGACCAGTTTGGTTATTTTACACTGGCGCTGCCGCGCGGCAAACATTTGCTGATAGTTAAAGGGATAGGGATGAAAGATGCGCGCCGACAAATTATGCTTTATACCGATGGTCAATTGAATATTGAACTTCAGGACCAGGTTACCACGTTAAAAGAAGTAAAAATATCGGCAGATAAAGTGGCTAATGTACGCAGTACCGAAATGGCTGTAAGCAGGCTGGATATTAAAAGTATAAAACAGGTGCCCGCTGTTTTTGGCGAGGCCGATGTTTTGCGCATTGTATTAACCTTGCCCGGTGTACAAACTGTTGGCGAAGCCACAACCGGGTTTAACGTAAGAGGGGGCGCTGCGGATCAAAACCTGATACTGCTTGATGATAAAACGATTTATAACCCCGCCCATTTTTTTGGTTTCTTCTCGGCCTTTAACCCCGATATTGTAAAAGGGATTGAGTTGTACAAAAGTACCATCCCCGAAAAATTTGGCGGGCGTTTATCATCGGTATTGGAAGTTACCGACCGTGAGGGCAATAAAAAGAACTTTACAGGTTCGGCAGGTATAGGCCTGCTTACCAGCAGGCTTAATGTTGAGGGGCCTATTGTGAAGGATAAAACGTCGTTCATTTTTGGCGGCCGTACCAGCTATTCAGATTGGTTATTAAAATTATTACCAGAGGAATACAAACACAGCCATGCGTCGTTTTATGATTTTAACCTCGATTTAAGTCACCAGGTTAATAAGGATAATAACATTTATATTACTACCTATTTAAGCAACGACAATTTCAGGTTAAACAGCGATACCACTTATAACTACAGCAACAAGAACGCCAACATTAAATGGAAGCATAATTTTAGCAGTAAGTTATATAGCTTGTTAAGCCTTGGTTACGATGGTTATAAATATGATATTGCCAGTACGGCAAACCCTGTTAATGCCTACAAACTTAAATTTGGCATTAACCAAACCAATTTTAAAGCCGATTTTACCTACTACCTTAACCGCAACAATACCCTTAATTTTGGTTTAAGTTCTATTTATTATAAGCTAAACCCGGGGAGCGAGACGCCTAATAGCTCATCCTCGTTAATAATACCCGATAAGGTAGCGGATGAGCAGGCCCTGGAAAGCGCCTTATACCTGGGCGATAAAATTGATATTACGCCCGATTTTACTATCAGCGCAGGTATCAGGTATTCGCTGTTTAACTACCTTGGCGCGCAAACTGCACGTAATTATGCGCCCGGATTACCGCGTACCCCGCAGAACGTTGTTGATAGCACCAACTATGGCGGCGGCAAAATAATAAAAACATATTCCCGACCCGAAATCAGGGTTTCTGCCCGTTACAATATCCAGGATGACTTGTCATTAAAGGCCGGTTATAATACGCTTGCGCAGTATATTCACCAGCTTTCAAACACCACGGCTATATCGCCGATTGATATTTACAAGCTGAGCGACCCCAACATCAAACCACAGTATGGCAGCCAGGTATCTTTTGGTATATTTAAAAACGCGCAACAAAACACCATCGAAACTTCGGTAGAGGTTTATTACAAACACATCGATAATTACCTGGATTATAAAAGCGGGGCAAAACTGGTAATGAGCCATGCCATTGAGCAGGAAGTTTTAAATACCCAGGGCAAGGCCTATGGTGTTGAGTTATCTGTTCGTAAAACTACCGGCAAGTTAAACGGCTGGGTTAATTATACTTACTCGCGCACATTTTTAAAGCAGGACGATGCCATTGCCGGCCAACTGATAAACGGCGGGGCATACTACCCGGCCAATTACGATAAACCACACAGCTTTAATTTTACCGGTAATTACCGCATAACGCACCGTTACAGTGTTTCGCTGGATGTTACCTATAGTACCGGCCGACCCATAACATTACCCATTGCCAAATATTATTCAAATGGAGCCGAGCGTGTATTTTACTCCGGACGGAACGAATACAGAATTCCGGACTATTTCAGGTCCGATTTTTCTATCAATATAGATGGTAACCATAAAATACACCAAACCTTCCATAATTCATGGACGGTAGGGGTGTACAATTTAACAGGAAGGCAAAATGCATATTCAACATTTTTTCAGCAACAGGGCGGGGTAATTAACTCGTACCAGCTATCCATTTTTGCCAGGCCGATACCGTTTATAAATTATAATATAAGGTTTTAATGTTGATGAGAAGGACAAATGACAGCGAGGTTGATTTATTTAACAATGCTATTGAGGGATTAATACGATGAAAAGGATACTAAATATATTATTAGTATTAATGGGAGCAACGGCTTGTAAAAAGCAAATCACCATTGCTCCCTCGGCCAAAGTAACCAGCTATTTGGTAGTTGATGGCAATATCGCATTGGGCGATTCAACCACCATAACATTACGCCGTACGGTAAACCTGGATAGTAACGCAAAAGCCAACCCCGAATTGGGGGCTGTAGTTACTGTTGAAAGCGCAGGCGGAGCAATTTACAAATTGATTGGTAAAGGTAACGGAACTTATGTGTCGGCGCCGTTAAACTTGTCTGCTGCCGAAAAATACAGCCTAAAAATCACCACGGTAAACGGTGGGAAATATGCTTCGGATTTTGTACCGGTAAAAAACTCGCCGACAATTGACAGTGTGAGGACTGCCATAACCAATGTTGGCTTGCAAATTGGGGTTGATACACATGATGCAACTAATAATAGCAAATATTACAGATGGGAATATACAGAAACCTACCAGATTCAAAGTGCGTTTGAATCATTAATTACAGTGGTTCAAAACCCAACGGCGCCCCCGCCCGATTTTCAGTATGTCCGGACTCCTGCACAAAAAATATATAATTGTTGGATAAGTGACACCTCCAACACTATAATTACCACTACAACGGCCAAGCTTTCAGCTGATAAAGTAAGTAACGCACCACTGGCGTTGATTCTCGCTAACTCAGAAAAACTTAGATTCAGGTATAGCATGCTTGTAAAACAGTATGCAATTACGTCTGATGCATATAACTATTTTGAGTTGCTGAAGAAAAATACAGAACAGATTGGC
The genomic region above belongs to Mucilaginibacter sp. KACC 22773 and contains:
- a CDS encoding protease inhibitor I42 family protein, with translation MKLIYNFTCIIACMAIMACHKDKNMGDKGTVKQLTAADAGSKASVTIGQTISLTLGNPGDGGYQFNNPKYNTSVLTLVSHQEHVGVHPGLIGDFGKDIWTFTAKGSGTTTLEVTAHRASTETISMFTNQIVVK
- a CDS encoding TonB-dependent receptor, which gives rise to MKKIYLAIILLLAVKLLHAQVTSKSISVNFQQADIDQFAGDLEAKTGYRFYYDRTQFDSLKITLQVNNQPLEEVLRQAFHNSAFQYAIVASKMQVFLTLGKEIRTQPAEGYFNVKPGQSKPVTPSPLIDFTTAPVKKTVIESTIENKLYEIGIKSNELKPGKAALSGYVKSAKSGVPIAGASIYVSNTSIGVTTDQFGYFTLALPRGKHLLIVKGIGMKDARRQIMLYTDGQLNIELQDQVTTLKEVKISADKVANVRSTEMAVSRLDIKSIKQVPAVFGEADVLRIVLTLPGVQTVGEATTGFNVRGGAADQNLILLDDKTIYNPAHFFGFFSAFNPDIVKGIELYKSTIPEKFGGRLSSVLEVTDREGNKKNFTGSAGIGLLTSRLNVEGPIVKDKTSFIFGGRTSYSDWLLKLLPEEYKHSHASFYDFNLDLSHQVNKDNNIYITTYLSNDNFRLNSDTTYNYSNKNANIKWKHNFSSKLYSLLSLGYDGYKYDIASTANPVNAYKLKFGINQTNFKADFTYYLNRNNTLNFGLSSIYYKLNPGSETPNSSSSLIIPDKVADEQALESALYLGDKIDITPDFTISAGIRYSLFNYLGAQTARNYAPGLPRTPQNVVDSTNYGGGKIIKTYSRPEIRVSARYNIQDDLSLKAGYNTLAQYIHQLSNTTAISPIDIYKLSDPNIKPQYGSQVSFGIFKNAQQNTIETSVEVYYKHIDNYLDYKSGAKLVMSHAIEQEVLNTQGKAYGVELSVRKTTGKLNGWVNYTYSRTFLKQDDAIAGQLINGGAYYPANYDKPHSFNFTGNYRITHRYSVSLDVTYSTGRPITLPIAKYYSNGAERVFYSGRNEYRIPDYFRSDFSINIDGNHKIHQTFHNSWTVGVYNLTGRQNAYSTFFQQQGGVINSYQLSIFARPIPFINYNIRF
- a CDS encoding DUF4249 domain-containing protein, yielding MKRILNILLVLMGATACKKQITIAPSAKVTSYLVVDGNIALGDSTTITLRRTVNLDSNAKANPELGAVVTVESAGGAIYKLIGKGNGTYVSAPLNLSAAEKYSLKITTVNGGKYASDFVPVKNSPTIDSVRTAITNVGLQIGVDTHDATNNSKYYRWEYTETYQIQSAFESLITVVQNPTAPPPDFQYVRTPAQKIYNCWISDTSNTIITTTTAKLSADKVSNAPLALILANSEKLRFRYSMLVKQYAITSDAYNYFELLKKNTEQIGGIFDPQPSELTGNLHCISNPNEPVIGFVTVGQVTQKRIFVDKTSLPANWVAETPYGSCHLDTLLYARKVTSTIPNIPPIYINEVYNLIYSGITLSVDYAPGGYTASTPICVDCTLRGSNKKPSFWK
- a CDS encoding LLM class flavin-dependent oxidoreductase, whose protein sequence is MEIGIDSFASAMYGSNELSGVDAMEQLLNRIAFADEVGLDVFGIGEHHKKEFLDSATAVILAAAATRTKRIKLTSAVTVLSAADPVRVYQSFATLDLISKGRAEMVVGRGSSIEAYPLFGFSLNDYDALFKEKLDLLLKVRDSEFVTWSGRFRAPLADLPVYPRALQPKLPVWLGVGGTPESFARAGTLGLPLMVAIIGGETHRFRPLVDHYREAGRRAGFSPEQLKVGLHSPGYVAATNEEAIADYYPGYAELWTKLGRERGWPPVTKAQFDSLAAPKGVLVLGGPEQVAEKLLRHSEALGGVDRFTFQMDNAGLTHAQLMSSIELIGKKVIPLVNGD